Below is a genomic region from Mustela lutreola isolate mMusLut2 chromosome 1, mMusLut2.pri, whole genome shotgun sequence.
CAAGACCCCTGTAGGGGAAGGCAGACCTCATTCTGCCAGTCCATGGTTTTCAAATGAAAGCAAGCCCTTTGCTCTCCTGGAAGAAGGGCAACGTGAGACCAGCTAGAGGGTCTGTGCAGAGTATTCTTTCCCATCCTCTCCTTCCCTGGGCTCATCATTTATAGAAGTATCTTTTTCAACCCACAGAAGTTGGTTATAATTGGTTTTGAAACCATGGGGAGGGGTCTGGTGGAGGGGGGAGAATGGGGCTGGGAAGTGAGGAGGAGCAGGTGCAGAGGGACAGCTGTGAGTGAAAGGTATGAAAACAGATACCAGTCTTCCTTTGCGGTTAGCTGGGTAAACAACCTGAGCACTGGTGGCCAGGGGCGgggcggaggaggagggaggagggggaggctcGGGAGGAGCTTCCGGAGACAAAGTGggcatctccccttcctcactTGCTTCTGAGGCAAagggaagcagaggagagagatgaCCAGTGACGGAAAGTAGCCCTGAGGGAACCCCAGACAAAACTGCGTAGGGGTCAAAGAATGGGATCTGGAGGTGGATCAGCATGGGTTCAAACACACCCAACCTCTCACCCGACCGTTAGCAAGACACATGGATAAGATAGGAATATCACATACCCGAGCTCGTTGCGCAGATTAAACAAAACAGGTGGCTAATACTACCATTTCGGGGATAATGAAGACATTCAGGAATAGGGAGACATCCCAAGAGGAAGCCAGGAGCCTACCCCAGTGGCTACCCCCTCAGCAGGATCTTAGGCTCCAGTGCCCACTGCTCTGTTCAGAACTGGACAAGATGGCTCCTTGCCCCAACCAGGTCCATTCCCCAGATTCCAGCCTGGGAGCCCACAGCCTTCCATATTTGAGGACACATAAACACAAAGTAACTTACAGGTGCCCTTCAGGGAAGCGTCTCCCCACCACATACACCATGTATCTCCTTCCATCTTTGTCAGGACTTGCAGGGCATTAGTTCCTTTCCCAGGGGAAAACTGAAGTTGGAAAAGGCAAAGTGATTGGTTCATGGACACACAAGGGGAGATTGGGAATTGGTCGGTGGGACATATTGGGAGTACAGGGACAAAAGCAACATTagggggtggtgtggggggaaCAGGAGAAATCCACAGGGGAGTCCGGGTCCCTGCGTGGTGGAGAGAGACGGGTCCTTCACTCCCGCCCTGCTGTCTCCCCGCCCCTGCAGTACAGAGAACTAGGCAACTACAGCGACAGCACTGAGAGTCCCACAGTGGAAAATCACCTCTGCTCCACCGTCGAGGGGCCCCTCCTGACCTCCTTCAAGGCTGTGTTCATGCCGGTGGCCTATGGCTTTATCTTCCTCCTGGGTATGATGGGCAACATCCTGGTGCTGGTGATTCTGGAGCGGCACCGGCACACACGCAGCTCCACGGAAACCTTCCTGTTCCACCTGGCGGTGGCCGACCTCCTACTGGTCTTCATCCTGCCTTTCGCCGTGGTAGAGGGCTCTGTGGGCTGGCGCCTGGGCACTGTCCTCTGCAAGACTGTGATCGCCCTGCACAAGATCAACTTCTACTGCAGCAGCCTGCTCCTGGCCTGCATCGCCGTGGACCGCTACCTAGCCATCGTCCACGCCGTCCACGCTTACCGCCACCGCCGCCTCCTCTCCATCCACATCACCTGTGCCACCATCTGGGGAGCGGGCTGCTTCTTCGCCTTGCCGGAGATCCTCTTCGCCAAAGTCAGCCAACCCCACCACAACGACTCCCTGCCCCGCTGTACCTTCTCCCAGGAGAACCGGGCTGAAACCAATGCCTGGTTCACCTCCCGCTTCCTCTACCACGTCGGAGGGTTCCTGCTGCCCATGCTGGTGATGGGCTGGTGCTACGTCGGGGTGGTGCACAGGCTGTGCCAGGCCCAGCGGCGCCCTCAGAGGCAGAAGGCAGTCAGGGTGGCCATCCTGGTGACGAGCGTCTTCTTTCTCTGTTGGTCACCCTACCACATCGTCATCTTCCTGGACACCCTGGCGAGGCTGAAGACCGTGGGCTACAGCTGTGAGCTCAACGGCTACCTCTCGGTGGCCATCACCATGAGCGAGTTCCTGGGCCTGGCCCACTGCTGTCTCAATCCCATGCTCTACACTTTTGCGGGCGTGAAGTTCCGCAGCGACCTGTCGCGCCTTCTGACCAAGCTGGGCTGTGCCGGCCCCGCGTCCCTTTGCCAGTTGCTCCCCACGTGGCGCAAGAGCAGCCTCTCGGAGTCCGAGAACGCCACCTCCCTCACCACCTTCTAGGTCCTGGCCCCCCTCGGGCCTGCCTTCCGTGCGGGTGCGGTGTTGCCGGAACCCCTTCCAGCAGGAGCTGGGACCCTAGGATATGGGACCCCCACTCTCCTCATCCGGGGCAGCTAGAGCCACGCCCTCCTTCCGGGACGTCCCTGCGCGCCCTTCCGCCCGAGGCCACCAGGCCGTCCTGGGAGCGGAAGCAGTCGCGAGGCCGAGCGGTGGAAGCCTGTGCCCGTCGTCGGTCTCCCCTTCTTTCATCTTAACTGTTGGAAGCTCAAGAAACAACTTTTGCTCCCGCCCTGCCGATTGGGAAGGTCAGTCGCCTCCCAGAACGCACTCCGCCATCGTAGGGACCAGGGGTCTCCACAACGACCCGCCTCTCCTCTCAGCCCTCCCGCCGAAAGAAGCTAGAGGCAGAGCACCAGGGGAGAGATGGAGGGCGAGGCAGAGGGAAGGCCCGCTGGCGAAAGGATGTGGCCTTAACCATCTCGGACCCTGACAGACGCAGACACCCTGCCCGGCCACCAGCCCTGCATCTGGACCGAGCAGGAAACGCCGACTGACCCAATCCAGGAAGCTGCTCCCGGCTCTGACCCAAGTGGCCCCGGGCCAGCCCCATGTCACCGGGCCGGGGAGGTCTGCAGACTCAGGGCAGACTCCAGGCACCCTCAGACATCAGCCGGCATCCTAGGGAAGAACGGAGGCCAAGCCAGCAGAGAAAAGCCGTTGAAAGAAAAGATTCTCCTTCCTCAGCCTCAAGGAGGGACAAGTAGAGACCAAAGCCAGCTGTCTTCTCTGCCCAGGGTGGAGAGGCCCCAGTATGGGCCAGAGGCAGTCAGGTCTGGAGCCCTGGTAGGTCTGGCCactgagaaggaaggaggcagactgCTCCTTCCTGCCCCCGCTCTCCACAGGCCAGACAACCAGGAGAAACTGGGGCAGCAGAGGGGTCCCAATCACACAGAGGGAGCACTTCACGGAGGGTCGGAACAGAAATGCAGACCCCCGGAGAAGAATGACAGACTGAAAAGGGCCTCTGGGGTCATCTCATCCAGCCCCCTACCTGCGGGCCAGACCCAGAGTTtgccacctctctgggcctcgcaAGAGCCACAAGGCATCCCCTCGGGCCAGGCAGGGTGAGAAGCAAGGAAGTCCCCAAGCCCCAggaagcccagccctgcccctgagAGGATACTACTCAGATGGAACCAGAGGAAACCACTCCGTGCCTGCCTGCCCGCCTTCTGCGGGGAGGGCTTTCCCGCCCTCCTCCGCAGCCCCTGCTCTGGCTAGGGTGGGATGTCGGGGACCCCTGCCCTTGCTGAGGGGGCATCTGGGGGAGGCCCAGTCCCACTCCAGGGCAGCCAACCAAGCCCCCTTGGCGGGCCCCATGTTGGAAATCAGACCTGTGacccaggggaggagggagagactctcTCCTCACCATGGAACACTGGGAAAGCCCCAGGGTCCCCCTTTTTCCTCCCAGCATCCAACAGTAAGCTGGGTTTGGGGAGTAGCCAGACACGGAAGCAAAGAAGGCAAGAGgttggatttttaattttctctttttaataaaaaggcaCCTATAAAACAGGTCAATACAGTACAGGCAGCACAGAGACCCCCGGAACAAGCctaaaaattgtttcaaaataaaaacaagaagatgTCTTCacatattgtatttatatatttatatttatatatatatatttatataatggtaCAAAATGGCTGGGGGTATGGCCATGGATGGAGGGACATAGGCTGGCCTGTGGAGTTCACCTTGGAAAGCTAGTCTGGTGGCGGAGATGGGGCAAGAGGAGAATGGGGAGGACACTGGGCCCTTTGTGGTCTGACCCCTCTCCTCTGGGCAGGAAACACTTAAGAGTCAGTTTGGGGAGTCTTGGgttggcggtggggggtgggggggcgcagcTGGCAGGCCCAGGGCCCAGGTTGAGGCAGGGTGGGCAAAGCGCCTGGCAGGATGGAAGGCAGGTGGCCCCCAAACACAGGTGTCAGGGCCCTGACCCCGGAGCCCCAGGGAGGtgctgggggaggcaggagcCTGCAGCCAGCCAGCCCCAGAGGAAGCGCTTGACCTGGCTGACGGTGGACTGAGGACAGCACCAGACTGGGAAAAGTGGGGCAAATTCCCTTTGTATCACAGCTGCCAATGCAAGGCCAGACCCTGCAGATCAGGAAGGCTAGGGACGGGGCCGTGGCAGAAGACACCTTGTCTAGAAATGGCCCTTGGCCCTGGAGGCAGGGCACGGAGGCCAGGGAACTGCCCTGCCACCTCACAAGGCAGGAAAGGAAGTGAGAAAAGGAGAAGTGTTTTACTCCTGGGGCCAAGGGGGCAAAACACTGAATCTGTATGGCTTCAGCTCTGaccagaggcaggtggggagttTTGGGAAAGAGCAGGGGAGCAAGGGGGAGGCAGtggctgggcctgggcctgggcacaGTGCCCGGAGCCCCAGGCAGAGGGACCTTGCCGGTGAGTGGGCAGGTAGGATGCCCCCTGCTTCTCCACCACTTTCTCTAATCACTCCTCAAAGGGTGGAGGCTGGAGGGACACAGATTTACTCAGCCAACCCCTTTTCTTTCCACCTTTGATGAGAAGTGGGTGGCAGCTCCCAGAAAAATCAGGGCCTGGGGGTTCCCCGGGCTGGGGGCTGCTGCAGGAGGCACAAAGCCATCTGGGCCGCCTTGCTGTGCCTCCCTGGCTCTGCGCAAGGAGCCACACagcctccacctcttcctcctttccctcatcCCACACTGGGGACGAAGGACTTCAAGTTCTGACTAAGGTGTAGCAGCAGGGGACGCCAGACATCCATAGCTGGGAAGCCAGGGCCCGGGGTCTCCTGTGTCGGGCGAACAAGCCAGCCTGAGCACACGTTCTCCTGAATTCATTCAGCAGCAGACAGGCTGCCACTCTGGGGGTGGGAAGTGGAGGGCGGATCTCAGCCCAGAGGAGGCTCTCCAGATGGAAGCCCAGGTGGTCTGACCTCAGCTTAGGTGTGGGGTATCTGTCGTTTCACCATTTGAGGAAGGGACCGGAATGGTATCCTTATGGACCCAGAGACCCGCAAACAGTGGGAGAGTGTGTTAGACTGCGTGGTCCTGAGTCCAGGGGAATGGAAAGGGGCAACAATttgaaggaggaggggagggaagggttgcttttaaccttttctcttttttgtgacTTCtatcaaaacacagaaatacagcacacacacaaaccagCACAAAAGCGCAGCGCTCTATTTACAGCTGCAGCTGGCACTGCCCACCGGGCCAGCCGCctgcagggaggggtgggagaggggctcagccacagcagcagggagaggaaaggaggcaggaagagacagaaggaaaaaccGGTGggagcagagaaacagagaatgaaGCTCCAGGAGCACACAGAGCCTAGGATACGAGCCACAGAAAGGAGACAGAGTGGGGGAGACCTCTCCTCTACTctggctgccccccacccaggaTTCTCTGCTCCCCCCAAGGATTCCATAATAGGACTCTGAAAGCACAGCTGAAgaaggggaggggtgcagagaaTGAGGGACAAGAAAGGCTCCATtgactggggaggggtggggaaggggcagtccCAGTGGCCGAAATGGAACCCCAACCcaagacccccccaccccgctctgccacctccccccaaGCTGCCGGCAAGTCTGGTTTCCACAAATGCCACTCCCCACACaagcccctcccaccccatccaCCCCACCCCTTGACCCAGGCCATCCCAACACTGGAGGGGAAGGAACTTCTTTAAGGGTATCATATTTGTGGGACCGCCCCAGCTCCAGCCACCCGCCCCAGGGGACTGCTAGAAGGGCAGGTTGGCCATGCTGCCCGGCGCTGGGAGGTAGCCCATCTGACTGTCCAGAGACACACTGCGCTGCCGCAGTGGGTGTGACACCATGAGGTTCTGCTGGGGCGGGGGGCCCATGAGGGAGCCCTGTGGGGAGAGCATGTGGGGGGGCTGGCTGTagacctccccccccaccccccgctgcttcATCAGCATGAAATTCTGCTGGGTCATGAGACCTTGTGGCGGGGACATGACTCCCTGGTGCAGGCCGTGGGGCACCACGCCCTGCTGGGGGGGCACACCTGTCCTGCCCAGCAAGGACATCTGTCCAGGGTGGCACATAGACATGTTGAGACCCCGCTGGACGCCTTGCTGGCCCGGAAGGTTGGGGGGCCGTGAGGGGGTCTGCTCCGCCATCATGTTCTGCAGGTTCATGAGATGCAGATTGGGGGGCTGGGCCTTGGGGGGCTGGTTCTCACTCTTGGGAAAGTATTGGAGGGTGCTGCTTGGCTTCTCAGAGGGGATGATCCTCGATAAGTCGAATTCAGGGATCCCCGTCGGGGTGGGCCGGATCACCTCACTCAGCTCGGGGTCGCTCAGCACTGACGCCACCCCAGGGAGCACGCCCGGGGGGTAGGCGTCACCCATGCGCCCAGCCATGCCTTTGCCCATCAGGTGCTGTTGAGGGGGTATGGGGCCCGGCGGCTGGCTAGGCAGGTCCTCTGGGGGCAGAGGCATGCTGGAAGGGTAGTGCTGCTGCAGGCcgggccccccgcccccacctccgcTGGGGGCCATGGCACCATGGGGCTGCTGCAGCCGAGGGGGGAAGGGCATCATCTGGGAGGAGCTGGGCACTGGGCCACAGGGGGCATTCAGGGAGTCTGGGCCCCCTGGAGGCAGCATCATCGAGTTTTGAGAGGGCCCTCCTGTCCCCTGCGCATTGGGGTGCAGTGGAATGTTGGACCCCAAAG
It encodes:
- the CXCR5 gene encoding C-X-C chemokine receptor type 5, with the protein product MNYPLTLDMDLMNYNLEDVYRELGNYSDSTESPTVENHLCSTVEGPLLTSFKAVFMPVAYGFIFLLGMMGNILVLVILERHRHTRSSTETFLFHLAVADLLLVFILPFAVVEGSVGWRLGTVLCKTVIALHKINFYCSSLLLACIAVDRYLAIVHAVHAYRHRRLLSIHITCATIWGAGCFFALPEILFAKVSQPHHNDSLPRCTFSQENRAETNAWFTSRFLYHVGGFLLPMLVMGWCYVGVVHRLCQAQRRPQRQKAVRVAILVTSVFFLCWSPYHIVIFLDTLARLKTVGYSCELNGYLSVAITMSEFLGLAHCCLNPMLYTFAGVKFRSDLSRLLTKLGCAGPASLCQLLPTWRKSSLSESENATSLTTF